The Setaria viridis chromosome 6, Setaria_viridis_v4.0, whole genome shotgun sequence genome contains a region encoding:
- the LOC117859617 gene encoding uncharacterized protein isoform X2 yields MATKLDQSSPAKHQRAKSTAPLSLTPKISIFGTKAGFVIPKNKLAGSLVTRGATTKNETPTASKEDNSRHAQRKTKWGPDLTTDPAVCKGRALAYQTRVEQITKQLKSGTLDMGKIEGSVSTGKGTNSVGSDNLKENEQGKVELLELERREITGEILRLNPGYKVPENYKPVLKETKIPLPAEAHPGHNIIGVLIGPESNTLKRLHEETGAVIQVYGTKKINGEKSEIHHQDISDARAAYEDLYINVSADSYDKVDTAVALIELLLAPVSVKSTSTPTTTTVSSAVTSDVNPVQNTISPPGLLHYQSQNAPWLSTPQTDAPSITSSGPVLSTLPNNSLQPQPFAGSFSMPPFTGHPPHMNSTPRNPFPVPGPQQSMPSNQQHPPQFRANSSIGPFGQPPGIVSPQMTPSSSVPPPVRPLQIPHASGGWPSFSPITPQSQWPPQASPNFVPVRPISVSPLGATPPHGPAALTPPSNMPTMYHSQQPALANFTCSATLVSRPPGGVQSFSTVAPQCPSPVAFPGGGGSSTQSGYPLSIGPPPAFSRVGPTPGMVPPSCPPASGPASTSSGQAPIAALRPPRPVAGDFTFRPVVSPAPTPDFAASGGQMGIQGRSHPGAPFFHPGNQSPNQGFQRPCDGRPLNAMGQARMHAPPHPPQHLHGGFPRNPSHLELPAGFPGIPPAVQAHPMLGPSNFLPSRPFQPRPPSQANPFASRDRQGGNPIYNPFAPTAAQKTEGADPEYEDLMASVGVK; encoded by the exons ATGGCCACAAAACTAGATCAATCTTCTCCTGCCAAGCATCAGCGAGCAAAATCCACCGCACCTCTATCTTTGACTCCCAAGATTTCAATATTCGGGACAAAAGCTGGATTCGTCATACCAAAGAACAAGCTAGCCGGCTCACTTGTAACTCGTGGTGCCACTACCAAGAATGAAACACCTACTGCATCCAAGGAAGATAACAGCAGGCATGCTCAGAGAAAGACAAAGTGGGGGCCTGACCTCACCACCGACCCTGCTGTGTGCAAAGGAAGGGCTTTGGCCTACCAG ACTCGAGTGGAGCAAATCACCAAGCAGCTGAAATCCGGAACCTTGGATATGGGTAAAATTGAAGGTTCAGTATCCACTGGAAAGGGGACAAATTCTGTTGGTTCTGACAATTTGAAAGAGAATGAG CAGGGAAAGGTTGAGCTATTGGAACTTGAAAGACGAGAAATTACTG GTGAAATACTCCGTCTGAATCCGGGATATAAGGTGCCTGAGAACTACAAACCAGTACTTAAGGAGACAAAGATCCCTCTTCCG GCAGAAGCGCATCCTGGACATAATATTATTGGAGTTCTTATAGGACCTGAGAGCAATACTCTGAAGCGGCTACATGAA GAAACTGGAGCTGTAATACAAGTATATGGGACTAAGAAAATCAATGGAGAGAAG AGCGAGATTCATCATCAAGACATAAGTGATGCTCGAGCTGCTTATGAAGACCTATACATCAATGTCTCGGCTGACTCTTATGATAAAGTAGATACTGCAGTTGCGTTGATTGAGCTGCTTCTTGCTCCTGTGTCG GTGAAGTCAACATCTACTCCAACAACTACTACTGTTTCTTCAGCAGTTACCTCCGATGTAAATCCCGTGCAGAATACCATTTCACCCCCAGGTCTACTTCATTACCAATCACAAAATGCTCCTTGGCTGTCCACTCCTCAGACTGATGCTCCATCAATTACTTCCTCAGGGCCTGTTTTGAGTACATTACCTAACAATTCATTGCAACCACAACCGTTTGCTGGTTCTTTCAGTATGCCTCCCTTCACAGGTCATCCTCCTCACATGAACAGCACGCCAAGAAATCCATTTCCTGTTCCTGGACCTCAGCAATCAATGCCAAGCAATCAACAACATCCACCTCAGTTCCGAGCTAACTCCTCAATTGGGCCTTTTGGTCAACCACCTGGAATTGTAAGCCCACAAATGACACCATCTTCCTCAGTGCCACCGCCAGTTAGACCCCTTCAAATACCCCACGCATCTGGTGGATGGCCATCTTTTTCTCCCATCACGCCACAATCTCAGTGGCCTCCTCAAGCTTCACCGAATTTTGTGCCAGTGAGACCTATTTCCGTGTCCCCTCTTGGCGCAACTCCACCGCACGGTCCTGCTGCATTGACACCTCCATCAAATATGCCCACCATGTACCACAGCCAGCAGCCAGCGTTAGCAAATTTCACTTGTTCAGCAACATTAGTTTCCAGGCCTCCTGGTGGAGTTCAGTCTTTTTCTACAGTTGCGCCTCAATGTCCTTCCCCGGTAGCATttcctggtggtggtgggtcaTCAACACAGTCGGGCTACCCACTTTCCATAGGCCCACCTCCAGCTTTCTCTCGAGTTGGACCAACTCCTGGCATGGTGCCTCCTTCGTGCCCACCTGCATCAGGTCCTGCAAGCACAAGCTCCGGTCAGGCACCAATTGCCGCTTTGAGACCTCCACGCCCAGTTGCTGGTGATTTTACCTTTCGGCCTGTTGTATCACCTGCACCTACTCCAGATTTTGCAGCATCAGGCGGTCAAATGGGAATACAAGGCAGAAGTCACCCTGGCGCTCCATTCTTCCATCCTGGCAATCAGAGTCCCAATCAAGGCTTCCAAAGGCCTTGTGATGGCAGGCCCTTGAATGCAATGGGTCAGGCTCGGATGCATGCTCCACCTCATCCACCTCAACACTTACATGGAGGCTTCCCCAGGAATCCATCTCATCTCGAGTTACCTGCGGGTTTCCCGGGAATCCCTCCAGCAGTACAAGCACATCCTATGCTGGGGCCATCAAATTTCTTGCCTTCCCGCCCATTCCAGCCGAGGCCACCATCGCAGGCGAATCCATTTGCAAGCAGAGACAGGCAGGGTGGCAATCCAATCTACAATCCTTTTGCACCAACGGCAGCTCAGAAAACAGAGGGGGCGGACCCTGAGTACGAGGATCTCATGGCATCGGTTGGCGTGAAGTAG
- the LOC117859617 gene encoding uncharacterized protein isoform X1: MATKLDQSSPAKHQRAKSTAPLSLTPKISIFGTKAGFVIPKNKLAGSLVTRGATTKNETPTASKEDNSRHAQRKTKWGPDLTTDPAVCKGRALAYQTRVEQITKQLKSGTLDMGKIEGSVSTGKGTNSVGSDNLKENEHLLPFLQQGKVELLELERREITGEILRLNPGYKVPENYKPVLKETKIPLPAEAHPGHNIIGVLIGPESNTLKRLHEETGAVIQVYGTKKINGEKSEIHHQDISDARAAYEDLYINVSADSYDKVDTAVALIELLLAPVSVKSTSTPTTTTVSSAVTSDVNPVQNTISPPGLLHYQSQNAPWLSTPQTDAPSITSSGPVLSTLPNNSLQPQPFAGSFSMPPFTGHPPHMNSTPRNPFPVPGPQQSMPSNQQHPPQFRANSSIGPFGQPPGIVSPQMTPSSSVPPPVRPLQIPHASGGWPSFSPITPQSQWPPQASPNFVPVRPISVSPLGATPPHGPAALTPPSNMPTMYHSQQPALANFTCSATLVSRPPGGVQSFSTVAPQCPSPVAFPGGGGSSTQSGYPLSIGPPPAFSRVGPTPGMVPPSCPPASGPASTSSGQAPIAALRPPRPVAGDFTFRPVVSPAPTPDFAASGGQMGIQGRSHPGAPFFHPGNQSPNQGFQRPCDGRPLNAMGQARMHAPPHPPQHLHGGFPRNPSHLELPAGFPGIPPAVQAHPMLGPSNFLPSRPFQPRPPSQANPFASRDRQGGNPIYNPFAPTAAQKTEGADPEYEDLMASVGVK; this comes from the exons ATGGCCACAAAACTAGATCAATCTTCTCCTGCCAAGCATCAGCGAGCAAAATCCACCGCACCTCTATCTTTGACTCCCAAGATTTCAATATTCGGGACAAAAGCTGGATTCGTCATACCAAAGAACAAGCTAGCCGGCTCACTTGTAACTCGTGGTGCCACTACCAAGAATGAAACACCTACTGCATCCAAGGAAGATAACAGCAGGCATGCTCAGAGAAAGACAAAGTGGGGGCCTGACCTCACCACCGACCCTGCTGTGTGCAAAGGAAGGGCTTTGGCCTACCAG ACTCGAGTGGAGCAAATCACCAAGCAGCTGAAATCCGGAACCTTGGATATGGGTAAAATTGAAGGTTCAGTATCCACTGGAAAGGGGACAAATTCTGTTGGTTCTGACAATTTGAAAGAGAATGAG CATCTTTTACCCTTTTTGCAGCAGGGAAAGGTTGAGCTATTGGAACTTGAAAGACGAGAAATTACTG GTGAAATACTCCGTCTGAATCCGGGATATAAGGTGCCTGAGAACTACAAACCAGTACTTAAGGAGACAAAGATCCCTCTTCCG GCAGAAGCGCATCCTGGACATAATATTATTGGAGTTCTTATAGGACCTGAGAGCAATACTCTGAAGCGGCTACATGAA GAAACTGGAGCTGTAATACAAGTATATGGGACTAAGAAAATCAATGGAGAGAAG AGCGAGATTCATCATCAAGACATAAGTGATGCTCGAGCTGCTTATGAAGACCTATACATCAATGTCTCGGCTGACTCTTATGATAAAGTAGATACTGCAGTTGCGTTGATTGAGCTGCTTCTTGCTCCTGTGTCG GTGAAGTCAACATCTACTCCAACAACTACTACTGTTTCTTCAGCAGTTACCTCCGATGTAAATCCCGTGCAGAATACCATTTCACCCCCAGGTCTACTTCATTACCAATCACAAAATGCTCCTTGGCTGTCCACTCCTCAGACTGATGCTCCATCAATTACTTCCTCAGGGCCTGTTTTGAGTACATTACCTAACAATTCATTGCAACCACAACCGTTTGCTGGTTCTTTCAGTATGCCTCCCTTCACAGGTCATCCTCCTCACATGAACAGCACGCCAAGAAATCCATTTCCTGTTCCTGGACCTCAGCAATCAATGCCAAGCAATCAACAACATCCACCTCAGTTCCGAGCTAACTCCTCAATTGGGCCTTTTGGTCAACCACCTGGAATTGTAAGCCCACAAATGACACCATCTTCCTCAGTGCCACCGCCAGTTAGACCCCTTCAAATACCCCACGCATCTGGTGGATGGCCATCTTTTTCTCCCATCACGCCACAATCTCAGTGGCCTCCTCAAGCTTCACCGAATTTTGTGCCAGTGAGACCTATTTCCGTGTCCCCTCTTGGCGCAACTCCACCGCACGGTCCTGCTGCATTGACACCTCCATCAAATATGCCCACCATGTACCACAGCCAGCAGCCAGCGTTAGCAAATTTCACTTGTTCAGCAACATTAGTTTCCAGGCCTCCTGGTGGAGTTCAGTCTTTTTCTACAGTTGCGCCTCAATGTCCTTCCCCGGTAGCATttcctggtggtggtgggtcaTCAACACAGTCGGGCTACCCACTTTCCATAGGCCCACCTCCAGCTTTCTCTCGAGTTGGACCAACTCCTGGCATGGTGCCTCCTTCGTGCCCACCTGCATCAGGTCCTGCAAGCACAAGCTCCGGTCAGGCACCAATTGCCGCTTTGAGACCTCCACGCCCAGTTGCTGGTGATTTTACCTTTCGGCCTGTTGTATCACCTGCACCTACTCCAGATTTTGCAGCATCAGGCGGTCAAATGGGAATACAAGGCAGAAGTCACCCTGGCGCTCCATTCTTCCATCCTGGCAATCAGAGTCCCAATCAAGGCTTCCAAAGGCCTTGTGATGGCAGGCCCTTGAATGCAATGGGTCAGGCTCGGATGCATGCTCCACCTCATCCACCTCAACACTTACATGGAGGCTTCCCCAGGAATCCATCTCATCTCGAGTTACCTGCGGGTTTCCCGGGAATCCCTCCAGCAGTACAAGCACATCCTATGCTGGGGCCATCAAATTTCTTGCCTTCCCGCCCATTCCAGCCGAGGCCACCATCGCAGGCGAATCCATTTGCAAGCAGAGACAGGCAGGGTGGCAATCCAATCTACAATCCTTTTGCACCAACGGCAGCTCAGAAAACAGAGGGGGCGGACCCTGAGTACGAGGATCTCATGGCATCGGTTGGCGTGAAGTAG
- the LOC117859617 gene encoding uncharacterized protein isoform X3, translating into MATKLDQSSPAKHQRAKSTAPLSLTPKISIFGTKAGFVIPKNKLAGSLVTRGATTKNETPTASKEDNSRHAQRKTKWGPDLTTDPAVCKGRALAYQTRVEQITKQLKSGTLDMGKIEGSVSTGKGTNSVGSDNLKENEGKVELLELERREITGEILRLNPGYKVPENYKPVLKETKIPLPAEAHPGHNIIGVLIGPESNTLKRLHEETGAVIQVYGTKKINGEKSEIHHQDISDARAAYEDLYINVSADSYDKVDTAVALIELLLAPVSVKSTSTPTTTTVSSAVTSDVNPVQNTISPPGLLHYQSQNAPWLSTPQTDAPSITSSGPVLSTLPNNSLQPQPFAGSFSMPPFTGHPPHMNSTPRNPFPVPGPQQSMPSNQQHPPQFRANSSIGPFGQPPGIVSPQMTPSSSVPPPVRPLQIPHASGGWPSFSPITPQSQWPPQASPNFVPVRPISVSPLGATPPHGPAALTPPSNMPTMYHSQQPALANFTCSATLVSRPPGGVQSFSTVAPQCPSPVAFPGGGGSSTQSGYPLSIGPPPAFSRVGPTPGMVPPSCPPASGPASTSSGQAPIAALRPPRPVAGDFTFRPVVSPAPTPDFAASGGQMGIQGRSHPGAPFFHPGNQSPNQGFQRPCDGRPLNAMGQARMHAPPHPPQHLHGGFPRNPSHLELPAGFPGIPPAVQAHPMLGPSNFLPSRPFQPRPPSQANPFASRDRQGGNPIYNPFAPTAAQKTEGADPEYEDLMASVGVK; encoded by the exons ATGGCCACAAAACTAGATCAATCTTCTCCTGCCAAGCATCAGCGAGCAAAATCCACCGCACCTCTATCTTTGACTCCCAAGATTTCAATATTCGGGACAAAAGCTGGATTCGTCATACCAAAGAACAAGCTAGCCGGCTCACTTGTAACTCGTGGTGCCACTACCAAGAATGAAACACCTACTGCATCCAAGGAAGATAACAGCAGGCATGCTCAGAGAAAGACAAAGTGGGGGCCTGACCTCACCACCGACCCTGCTGTGTGCAAAGGAAGGGCTTTGGCCTACCAG ACTCGAGTGGAGCAAATCACCAAGCAGCTGAAATCCGGAACCTTGGATATGGGTAAAATTGAAGGTTCAGTATCCACTGGAAAGGGGACAAATTCTGTTGGTTCTGACAATTTGAAAGAGAATGAG GGAAAGGTTGAGCTATTGGAACTTGAAAGACGAGAAATTACTG GTGAAATACTCCGTCTGAATCCGGGATATAAGGTGCCTGAGAACTACAAACCAGTACTTAAGGAGACAAAGATCCCTCTTCCG GCAGAAGCGCATCCTGGACATAATATTATTGGAGTTCTTATAGGACCTGAGAGCAATACTCTGAAGCGGCTACATGAA GAAACTGGAGCTGTAATACAAGTATATGGGACTAAGAAAATCAATGGAGAGAAG AGCGAGATTCATCATCAAGACATAAGTGATGCTCGAGCTGCTTATGAAGACCTATACATCAATGTCTCGGCTGACTCTTATGATAAAGTAGATACTGCAGTTGCGTTGATTGAGCTGCTTCTTGCTCCTGTGTCG GTGAAGTCAACATCTACTCCAACAACTACTACTGTTTCTTCAGCAGTTACCTCCGATGTAAATCCCGTGCAGAATACCATTTCACCCCCAGGTCTACTTCATTACCAATCACAAAATGCTCCTTGGCTGTCCACTCCTCAGACTGATGCTCCATCAATTACTTCCTCAGGGCCTGTTTTGAGTACATTACCTAACAATTCATTGCAACCACAACCGTTTGCTGGTTCTTTCAGTATGCCTCCCTTCACAGGTCATCCTCCTCACATGAACAGCACGCCAAGAAATCCATTTCCTGTTCCTGGACCTCAGCAATCAATGCCAAGCAATCAACAACATCCACCTCAGTTCCGAGCTAACTCCTCAATTGGGCCTTTTGGTCAACCACCTGGAATTGTAAGCCCACAAATGACACCATCTTCCTCAGTGCCACCGCCAGTTAGACCCCTTCAAATACCCCACGCATCTGGTGGATGGCCATCTTTTTCTCCCATCACGCCACAATCTCAGTGGCCTCCTCAAGCTTCACCGAATTTTGTGCCAGTGAGACCTATTTCCGTGTCCCCTCTTGGCGCAACTCCACCGCACGGTCCTGCTGCATTGACACCTCCATCAAATATGCCCACCATGTACCACAGCCAGCAGCCAGCGTTAGCAAATTTCACTTGTTCAGCAACATTAGTTTCCAGGCCTCCTGGTGGAGTTCAGTCTTTTTCTACAGTTGCGCCTCAATGTCCTTCCCCGGTAGCATttcctggtggtggtgggtcaTCAACACAGTCGGGCTACCCACTTTCCATAGGCCCACCTCCAGCTTTCTCTCGAGTTGGACCAACTCCTGGCATGGTGCCTCCTTCGTGCCCACCTGCATCAGGTCCTGCAAGCACAAGCTCCGGTCAGGCACCAATTGCCGCTTTGAGACCTCCACGCCCAGTTGCTGGTGATTTTACCTTTCGGCCTGTTGTATCACCTGCACCTACTCCAGATTTTGCAGCATCAGGCGGTCAAATGGGAATACAAGGCAGAAGTCACCCTGGCGCTCCATTCTTCCATCCTGGCAATCAGAGTCCCAATCAAGGCTTCCAAAGGCCTTGTGATGGCAGGCCCTTGAATGCAATGGGTCAGGCTCGGATGCATGCTCCACCTCATCCACCTCAACACTTACATGGAGGCTTCCCCAGGAATCCATCTCATCTCGAGTTACCTGCGGGTTTCCCGGGAATCCCTCCAGCAGTACAAGCACATCCTATGCTGGGGCCATCAAATTTCTTGCCTTCCCGCCCATTCCAGCCGAGGCCACCATCGCAGGCGAATCCATTTGCAAGCAGAGACAGGCAGGGTGGCAATCCAATCTACAATCCTTTTGCACCAACGGCAGCTCAGAAAACAGAGGGGGCGGACCCTGAGTACGAGGATCTCATGGCATCGGTTGGCGTGAAGTAG
- the LOC117859617 gene encoding uncharacterized protein isoform X4, whose protein sequence is MGKIEGSVSTGKGTNSVGSDNLKENEHLLPFLQQGKVELLELERREITGEILRLNPGYKVPENYKPVLKETKIPLPAEAHPGHNIIGVLIGPESNTLKRLHEETGAVIQVYGTKKINGEKSEIHHQDISDARAAYEDLYINVSADSYDKVDTAVALIELLLAPVSVKSTSTPTTTTVSSAVTSDVNPVQNTISPPGLLHYQSQNAPWLSTPQTDAPSITSSGPVLSTLPNNSLQPQPFAGSFSMPPFTGHPPHMNSTPRNPFPVPGPQQSMPSNQQHPPQFRANSSIGPFGQPPGIVSPQMTPSSSVPPPVRPLQIPHASGGWPSFSPITPQSQWPPQASPNFVPVRPISVSPLGATPPHGPAALTPPSNMPTMYHSQQPALANFTCSATLVSRPPGGVQSFSTVAPQCPSPVAFPGGGGSSTQSGYPLSIGPPPAFSRVGPTPGMVPPSCPPASGPASTSSGQAPIAALRPPRPVAGDFTFRPVVSPAPTPDFAASGGQMGIQGRSHPGAPFFHPGNQSPNQGFQRPCDGRPLNAMGQARMHAPPHPPQHLHGGFPRNPSHLELPAGFPGIPPAVQAHPMLGPSNFLPSRPFQPRPPSQANPFASRDRQGGNPIYNPFAPTAAQKTEGADPEYEDLMASVGVK, encoded by the exons ATGGGTAAAATTGAAGGTTCAGTATCCACTGGAAAGGGGACAAATTCTGTTGGTTCTGACAATTTGAAAGAGAATGAG CATCTTTTACCCTTTTTGCAGCAGGGAAAGGTTGAGCTATTGGAACTTGAAAGACGAGAAATTACTG GTGAAATACTCCGTCTGAATCCGGGATATAAGGTGCCTGAGAACTACAAACCAGTACTTAAGGAGACAAAGATCCCTCTTCCG GCAGAAGCGCATCCTGGACATAATATTATTGGAGTTCTTATAGGACCTGAGAGCAATACTCTGAAGCGGCTACATGAA GAAACTGGAGCTGTAATACAAGTATATGGGACTAAGAAAATCAATGGAGAGAAG AGCGAGATTCATCATCAAGACATAAGTGATGCTCGAGCTGCTTATGAAGACCTATACATCAATGTCTCGGCTGACTCTTATGATAAAGTAGATACTGCAGTTGCGTTGATTGAGCTGCTTCTTGCTCCTGTGTCG GTGAAGTCAACATCTACTCCAACAACTACTACTGTTTCTTCAGCAGTTACCTCCGATGTAAATCCCGTGCAGAATACCATTTCACCCCCAGGTCTACTTCATTACCAATCACAAAATGCTCCTTGGCTGTCCACTCCTCAGACTGATGCTCCATCAATTACTTCCTCAGGGCCTGTTTTGAGTACATTACCTAACAATTCATTGCAACCACAACCGTTTGCTGGTTCTTTCAGTATGCCTCCCTTCACAGGTCATCCTCCTCACATGAACAGCACGCCAAGAAATCCATTTCCTGTTCCTGGACCTCAGCAATCAATGCCAAGCAATCAACAACATCCACCTCAGTTCCGAGCTAACTCCTCAATTGGGCCTTTTGGTCAACCACCTGGAATTGTAAGCCCACAAATGACACCATCTTCCTCAGTGCCACCGCCAGTTAGACCCCTTCAAATACCCCACGCATCTGGTGGATGGCCATCTTTTTCTCCCATCACGCCACAATCTCAGTGGCCTCCTCAAGCTTCACCGAATTTTGTGCCAGTGAGACCTATTTCCGTGTCCCCTCTTGGCGCAACTCCACCGCACGGTCCTGCTGCATTGACACCTCCATCAAATATGCCCACCATGTACCACAGCCAGCAGCCAGCGTTAGCAAATTTCACTTGTTCAGCAACATTAGTTTCCAGGCCTCCTGGTGGAGTTCAGTCTTTTTCTACAGTTGCGCCTCAATGTCCTTCCCCGGTAGCATttcctggtggtggtgggtcaTCAACACAGTCGGGCTACCCACTTTCCATAGGCCCACCTCCAGCTTTCTCTCGAGTTGGACCAACTCCTGGCATGGTGCCTCCTTCGTGCCCACCTGCATCAGGTCCTGCAAGCACAAGCTCCGGTCAGGCACCAATTGCCGCTTTGAGACCTCCACGCCCAGTTGCTGGTGATTTTACCTTTCGGCCTGTTGTATCACCTGCACCTACTCCAGATTTTGCAGCATCAGGCGGTCAAATGGGAATACAAGGCAGAAGTCACCCTGGCGCTCCATTCTTCCATCCTGGCAATCAGAGTCCCAATCAAGGCTTCCAAAGGCCTTGTGATGGCAGGCCCTTGAATGCAATGGGTCAGGCTCGGATGCATGCTCCACCTCATCCACCTCAACACTTACATGGAGGCTTCCCCAGGAATCCATCTCATCTCGAGTTACCTGCGGGTTTCCCGGGAATCCCTCCAGCAGTACAAGCACATCCTATGCTGGGGCCATCAAATTTCTTGCCTTCCCGCCCATTCCAGCCGAGGCCACCATCGCAGGCGAATCCATTTGCAAGCAGAGACAGGCAGGGTGGCAATCCAATCTACAATCCTTTTGCACCAACGGCAGCTCAGAAAACAGAGGGGGCGGACCCTGAGTACGAGGATCTCATGGCATCGGTTGGCGTGAAGTAG